One window of the Streptomyces asoensis genome contains the following:
- a CDS encoding SDR family oxidoreductase, producing MTGSPRPTLVVTGATGRIGGRVARRLAARGVAQRMLVRSLERAPKLPDATPVQGGYGDHDAVVRGLDGAKTVFMVSASESPDRLDQHKTFVDAAAEAGVEHLVYLSFFGAAPDATFTLARDHFHTEEHIRARGLSYTFLRDNLYAEFVPEVAGEDGVIRGPAGHGRAAFVSQDDVADAATAVLTRPAEHADSVYDLTGPDSLTFAECAVILSETQGRAVTYQPETVEEAYASRASYGAPDWQVDAWVSTYTAVAAGELDGVSEAVPRLTGHPATPLADVIRASGG from the coding sequence ATGACCGGATCACCCCGACCGACCCTGGTGGTCACCGGAGCCACGGGCCGAATCGGCGGTCGCGTCGCCCGCCGCCTTGCCGCGCGGGGAGTGGCCCAGCGGATGCTGGTCCGCAGCCTCGAGCGGGCGCCGAAACTGCCCGACGCCACACCGGTCCAGGGCGGTTACGGCGACCACGACGCCGTCGTCCGCGGCCTGGACGGCGCGAAGACCGTGTTCATGGTGTCCGCCTCGGAGAGCCCCGACCGGCTCGACCAGCACAAGACCTTCGTGGACGCCGCGGCGGAGGCGGGCGTCGAGCACCTCGTGTACCTCTCCTTCTTCGGTGCCGCGCCCGACGCCACCTTCACCCTCGCCCGCGACCACTTCCACACCGAGGAACACATCCGTGCGCGCGGCCTGTCGTACACGTTCCTGCGCGACAACCTCTACGCGGAGTTCGTCCCCGAAGTGGCCGGTGAGGACGGCGTCATCCGCGGTCCGGCCGGGCACGGACGTGCCGCGTTCGTCTCACAGGACGACGTCGCCGACGCCGCCACCGCCGTGCTGACCCGGCCGGCCGAGCACGCCGACAGCGTGTACGACCTGACCGGGCCCGACTCGCTGACCTTCGCGGAGTGCGCGGTGATCCTGTCCGAGACACAGGGCCGCGCCGTCACCTATCAGCCCGAGACGGTCGAGGAGGCGTACGCCTCCCGTGCCTCCTACGGCGCCCCGGACTGGCAGGTCGACGCCTGGGTGTCGACCTACACGGCCGTCGCCGCCGGTGAGCTCGACGGGGTCAGCGAGGCCGTGCCCCGCCTCACCGGCCACCCCGCCACCCCGCTCGCCGACGTGATCCGCGCGAGCGGGGGCTGA
- a CDS encoding (R)-mandelonitrile lyase has translation MEILKKQPTSKAPADWFTGDVWWDVVYAGQEPSRARLNLVRFAPCARTDWHSHTLGQTLHIVSGIALIGGRDGRVIEARPGDTVHTPPGEEHWHGAAPDAFMEHLALWEGRGDGGPETTWLEKVTDEQYNGRRTMA, from the coding sequence ATGGAGATCCTCAAGAAGCAGCCCACCAGCAAGGCCCCGGCCGACTGGTTCACCGGTGACGTGTGGTGGGACGTCGTCTACGCCGGGCAGGAGCCCTCCCGGGCGCGCCTCAACCTCGTACGGTTCGCGCCCTGTGCCCGGACCGACTGGCACTCCCACACCCTGGGCCAGACCCTGCACATCGTCTCCGGCATCGCCCTGATCGGCGGCCGTGACGGCAGGGTCATCGAGGCCCGCCCCGGCGACACGGTCCACACTCCGCCGGGCGAGGAGCACTGGCACGGCGCCGCCCCCGACGCCTTCATGGAGCACCTCGCCCTGTGGGAGGGCCGCGGTGACGGCGGCCCGGAGACCACCTGGCTGGAGAAGGTCACCGACGAGCAGTACAACGGCCGGCGCACCATGGCCTGA
- a CDS encoding metalloregulator ArsR/SmtB family transcription factor, whose amino-acid sequence MDALLAALADPVRWRLVSLLAERPRPVGVLARLADARQPQTTKHLQTLERAGVVTSQRTGQRRIYALRPGPLRDLAAALSRLADTADQVSGPHATHDRYGRSLHAERLAAREPGWADGRSFTFHRSLTERPELVWRHLTEAVLLARWWTPEDLRVSELVFEARPGGRIVQEYRDAEDTDDSDLVAGRAEGVVVDVRPGEHLAYRLSPLLPDGSPAFTAHVDMDLRPTDTGADLDVHWRMTDSTVESADFIAGIEIGFGQSLDKLAATFAADADADANSHDTDSTNGANRTGGPDSPDSPGSPGSPDTRSAK is encoded by the coding sequence ATGGACGCACTCCTCGCCGCACTGGCCGACCCGGTCCGCTGGCGGCTCGTGAGTCTGCTGGCCGAGCGGCCCCGCCCGGTCGGCGTTCTCGCTCGGCTCGCCGATGCACGCCAACCTCAGACGACCAAGCACCTCCAGACCCTGGAGCGCGCCGGCGTCGTGACCTCCCAGCGCACCGGTCAGCGCCGCATCTACGCACTCAGGCCCGGGCCCCTCCGCGACCTGGCGGCCGCGCTCAGCCGACTCGCCGACACCGCGGACCAGGTCAGCGGCCCGCACGCGACTCACGACCGCTACGGGCGCAGCCTCCACGCAGAGCGGCTCGCCGCGCGGGAGCCGGGGTGGGCCGACGGCCGCTCCTTCACGTTCCACCGGTCGCTGACGGAACGACCGGAGCTCGTCTGGCGCCACCTGACCGAGGCCGTCCTGCTCGCGCGCTGGTGGACCCCCGAAGACCTCCGCGTCTCCGAGCTCGTCTTCGAGGCACGGCCCGGTGGGCGGATCGTCCAGGAGTACCGCGACGCCGAGGACACCGACGACTCCGACCTGGTCGCCGGGCGCGCGGAGGGAGTCGTCGTCGACGTACGCCCCGGCGAGCACCTCGCCTACCGCCTCTCCCCGCTGCTTCCCGACGGCAGCCCTGCCTTCACCGCTCACGTCGACATGGACCTGCGGCCCACCGACACGGGCGCGGACCTCGACGTCCACTGGCGAATGACCGACAGCACCGTCGAGTCCGCGGACTTCATCGCAGGCATCGAGATCGGCTTCGGCCAGAGCCTCGACAAGCTCGCGGCAACCTTCGCTGCGGACGCGGACGCGGACGCGAACTCGCACGACACCGACAGCACAAACGGCGCAAACAGAACAGGCGGCCCCGACAGCCCCGACAGCCCCGGCAGCCCCGGCAGCCCCGACACAAGGAGCGCGAAATGA
- a CDS encoding response regulator — MPGKNFDLRTTSQETAVIADAAVGNLAQRLAHRLLEGPPHPAPDDPAQALALLHLLNQLQQAAERLQREAAVAAARAGAGYPQLGAACGLTRQGARRRWPGLFHHSDETPTEHPMMTTPARPFDVLLVEDDVADAMLIEEALSERGARNLVQVTDGVAALEHLRTPGNPRPDLIVLDLNMPRMNGRELLKVLKTDEDLQTIPVVVLTTSTAPGDVTDAYSSHANAYVTKPVNLDEFEQAVQSIDAFYLDTAARPRP, encoded by the coding sequence ATGCCAGGCAAGAACTTCGATCTGCGGACCACCTCGCAGGAGACGGCCGTCATCGCGGACGCCGCGGTCGGCAACCTTGCCCAGCGCCTCGCCCACCGGCTGCTGGAAGGCCCCCCGCACCCGGCACCGGACGACCCGGCACAGGCCCTGGCCCTGCTCCATCTGCTGAATCAACTCCAGCAGGCCGCCGAACGGCTCCAGCGGGAAGCAGCCGTGGCTGCCGCCCGCGCGGGAGCGGGCTACCCGCAGCTCGGCGCCGCCTGCGGCCTGACCCGCCAAGGCGCCCGGCGCCGCTGGCCGGGGCTCTTTCACCACTCTGACGAGACACCCACGGAGCATCCGATGATGACCACCCCTGCCCGCCCCTTCGACGTCCTGCTCGTCGAGGACGACGTCGCCGACGCGATGCTCATCGAGGAAGCCCTCTCCGAGCGTGGAGCGCGCAACCTGGTCCAGGTCACCGACGGAGTCGCCGCTCTGGAACACCTGCGCACCCCGGGCAACCCGCGGCCGGACCTCATCGTCCTCGACCTGAACATGCCGCGCATGAACGGCCGCGAGCTGCTGAAGGTCCTCAAGACCGATGAAGACCTCCAGACGATCCCCGTCGTCGTCCTGACCACGTCCACCGCCCCCGGCGACGTGACCGACGCCTACAGCAGCCACGCCAACGCCTACGTGACCAAACCCGTCAACCTGGATGAATTCGAGCAGGCCGTCCAGAGCATCGACGCCTTCTACCTCGACACCGCCGCCCGGCCTCGCCCCTGA
- a CDS encoding VOC family protein, giving the protein MITTDLTPGSPCWLDLGAPDVRAAAAFYGSVLGWDYESMGGGEGEGGDMEGGMFQQDGKTVAGLGKLSEDGARSAWMIYYCVTDADATTQAVEGAGGVVRVPPRDLGEWGRMAQYTDPSGGQFAVWQPGKNAGFELADVPGSLSWTELYTSDAAAAKEFYGAVFGWRFGEMEMPGGGGTYTLITPAGLPEERMQGGLMEVREEDLALAGGRAYWHPVFAVADCDAAVAAVTGNGGSVQMGPTDAEGVGRLAVCLDRSDADFVVLTPSSPN; this is encoded by the coding sequence GTGATCACGACCGACCTCACTCCCGGCTCCCCCTGCTGGCTGGACCTCGGTGCGCCCGATGTCCGCGCCGCCGCGGCCTTCTACGGCTCGGTGCTCGGCTGGGACTACGAGTCCATGGGCGGGGGCGAGGGCGAGGGCGGGGACATGGAGGGCGGGATGTTCCAGCAGGACGGCAAGACCGTCGCCGGGCTGGGCAAGCTGTCCGAGGACGGGGCTCGCTCGGCCTGGATGATCTACTACTGCGTCACCGACGCGGATGCCACCACCCAGGCGGTGGAGGGCGCGGGCGGCGTGGTCCGGGTGCCCCCGAGAGACCTCGGTGAGTGGGGGCGGATGGCGCAGTACACCGACCCGTCGGGCGGCCAGTTCGCGGTCTGGCAGCCAGGGAAGAACGCGGGCTTCGAGCTGGCCGACGTGCCGGGTTCGCTGTCCTGGACCGAGCTGTACACGAGTGACGCCGCGGCCGCGAAGGAGTTCTACGGCGCGGTCTTCGGCTGGCGGTTCGGCGAGATGGAAATGCCGGGCGGCGGGGGCACGTACACCCTCATCACCCCGGCCGGGCTCCCCGAGGAACGGATGCAGGGCGGCCTGATGGAGGTCCGCGAGGAGGACCTCGCCCTGGCGGGCGGGCGGGCGTACTGGCACCCGGTGTTCGCCGTCGCCGACTGCGACGCCGCCGTCGCCGCGGTCACCGGGAACGGCGGCAGCGTGCAGATGGGACCGACGGACGCGGAGGGCGTCGGCCGGCTGGCCGTCTGCCTCGATCGGTCCGACGCCGACTTCGTGGTGCTCACCCCGTCCTCCCCGAACTGA
- a CDS encoding PP2C family protein-serine/threonine phosphatase, with protein MTTAMTAGPDAASEEPMYRILLIEDDKGDALLVEELLYDTGLRFELRTRTTLAEARTELADAPIDCVLLDLHLPDVSGIDAVAAVRGLAPHTAVIVLTGLAEAQAGPDAMAAGAQDYLVKGKVEADLLHRTVRYAVYRSQTERASAEAQATRLRAEENARLERGLLPQPMLDTSTVRVTSRYLPGAAMALLGGDFLDVVEGDDGLLHAVVGDVSGHGPDAAALGVCLRIAWRSLVLGGHRGEDLLHLMERILIAERGSQQLFATCTLLTLDQDAATATLHLAGHHEPLLTTAEGTRELAAAHGIALGIVPGLRSWPSTVVPLPTTGAVTLYTDGLTEGHNGATNERLGVEGLLALIGNLPSADPATHVDLLIKETHELNAGRHSDDLAVLRLDWGNRPTHP; from the coding sequence ATGACCACAGCGATGACAGCCGGCCCCGATGCGGCGTCCGAAGAGCCGATGTACCGCATCCTTCTGATCGAGGACGACAAGGGCGACGCCCTGCTCGTCGAGGAGCTCCTGTACGACACGGGGCTGCGGTTCGAGCTGAGGACCCGCACCACGCTGGCCGAGGCCCGCACCGAACTGGCCGACGCCCCGATCGACTGCGTCCTCCTCGACCTGCACCTGCCCGACGTATCGGGCATCGACGCGGTCGCCGCCGTGCGGGGCCTGGCCCCGCACACCGCGGTCATCGTCCTGACCGGGCTGGCCGAGGCCCAGGCGGGCCCCGACGCCATGGCCGCCGGGGCTCAGGACTACCTCGTCAAGGGCAAGGTCGAAGCGGACCTGCTGCACCGGACGGTGCGCTACGCCGTCTACCGAAGCCAGACCGAGCGCGCGAGCGCCGAAGCCCAGGCCACCCGGCTGCGGGCGGAGGAGAACGCCCGCCTGGAACGCGGTCTGCTGCCCCAGCCGATGCTCGACACCTCCACCGTGCGAGTGACCTCCCGCTACCTGCCCGGCGCCGCGATGGCCCTGCTCGGCGGGGACTTCCTCGACGTGGTGGAGGGAGACGACGGACTGCTGCACGCCGTCGTCGGCGACGTCAGCGGACACGGCCCCGACGCCGCCGCACTCGGTGTCTGCCTGCGCATCGCCTGGCGTTCCCTCGTGCTCGGCGGACACCGCGGCGAGGACCTGCTGCATCTGATGGAACGCATCCTGATCGCCGAACGCGGCAGCCAGCAGCTGTTCGCCACCTGCACCCTCCTCACCCTCGACCAGGACGCCGCCACCGCCACCCTCCACCTCGCCGGCCATCACGAGCCCCTCCTCACCACGGCCGAGGGAACCCGGGAACTGGCCGCCGCACACGGCATCGCGCTGGGCATCGTTCCCGGGTTGCGCAGCTGGCCCTCCACCGTCGTACCGCTCCCGACCACGGGGGCCGTGACCCTCTACACCGACGGCCTCACCGAAGGGCACAACGGGGCGACGAACGAACGGCTCGGCGTCGAAGGACTGCTCGCGCTGATCGGGAACCTGCCGTCGGCGGACCCGGCCACCCACGTCGACCTGCTCATCAAGGAAACCCACGAGCTGAACGCCGGACGCCACTCCGACGACCTCGCCGTGCTCCGCCTGGACTGGGGCAACCGCCCCACCCACCCGTGA
- a CDS encoding helix-turn-helix domain-containing protein, translated as MMAKSRQGSSREIPEVPFAAPAGTPAGVEVMSLADLRGRVPERSLTQPQRPDFHHLLALTSGVLRHTVDFAGHVLRPGSWLWVRPGQVQQWGDLTRAEGTLILFRQDFLDAATATAARVDDPHAPVVSTPVAEDAEALNLAVEHLSREFRALGHLPLDVHLAALRHLLAVLVLRLAHLTVPVAGPAPEPDENYLRFRDAVERHFTRTRRVEDYARMLGYSTRTLARATLTAAGLSAKEFVDRRVVLEAKRLLAHSDRTAAQVADQLGFADPSQFSKYFLHRVGQSPIDFRNVVRGRAEDPGPG; from the coding sequence ATGATGGCCAAAAGCCGACAGGGTTCCTCGCGGGAGATCCCCGAGGTCCCGTTCGCCGCGCCGGCCGGGACACCCGCCGGCGTCGAGGTCATGTCGCTGGCCGACCTGCGGGGGCGGGTACCGGAGCGCAGCCTCACCCAGCCGCAGCGCCCCGACTTCCACCATCTGCTCGCCCTGACGTCGGGAGTCCTCCGGCACACGGTGGACTTCGCCGGTCATGTCCTGCGGCCGGGCTCCTGGTTGTGGGTGCGTCCCGGACAGGTGCAGCAGTGGGGCGACCTCACCAGGGCCGAGGGCACCCTGATCTTGTTCCGGCAGGACTTCCTCGACGCGGCCACCGCGACCGCGGCCCGCGTCGACGACCCGCACGCTCCCGTCGTCAGTACCCCCGTCGCCGAGGACGCCGAGGCGCTGAACCTCGCGGTGGAGCACCTGAGTCGCGAGTTCCGCGCACTCGGCCACCTGCCTCTGGACGTCCATCTGGCCGCCCTCCGCCATCTCCTGGCGGTCCTCGTGCTGCGTCTGGCCCACCTCACGGTCCCGGTCGCCGGTCCCGCCCCGGAGCCGGACGAGAACTACCTACGGTTCAGGGACGCGGTCGAGCGGCACTTCACGCGGACCCGCCGAGTGGAGGACTACGCCCGCATGCTCGGCTACTCCACGCGCACACTCGCCCGGGCCACGCTGACCGCTGCCGGGCTCAGCGCCAAGGAGTTCGTGGACCGACGGGTCGTCCTGGAGGCCAAGCGGCTGCTCGCGCACAGCGACCGGACCGCGGCCCAGGTCGCCGATCAGCTCGGCTTCGCCGATCCGTCCCAGTTCAGCAAGTACTTCCTGCACCGGGTCGGCCAGTCCCCGATCGACTTCCGCAACGTGGTCCGCGGCCGCGCCGAGGATCCCGGGCCGGGATGA
- a CDS encoding TetR/AcrR family transcriptional regulator: MARLSRAESQERTRERLVTTARELFLRNGYAATSLTDVAEAAGFSKGAVYSNFRNKDYLCLAAIDDIRAEQLRLLTDSVTGDDRFDVRLAAFSAWGEAHIGDEAWTTLEVEFLTRARHDDELRREITARATAVREVLAQLLEALAAELGAGLAMPADQAAMTLLSLGIGLGIQRVADPSVPTAVLTDTLRLVLNLKP, from the coding sequence ATGGCCCGCCTCAGCCGCGCCGAGAGCCAGGAACGCACTCGTGAACGGCTCGTCACCACCGCGCGGGAGCTGTTCCTGCGCAACGGCTACGCCGCCACTTCCCTCACCGACGTCGCGGAAGCGGCCGGTTTCTCCAAGGGAGCCGTCTACTCGAACTTCCGCAACAAGGACTATCTGTGCCTCGCCGCCATCGACGACATCCGCGCCGAGCAGCTGCGGCTGCTGACGGACTCCGTCACCGGCGACGACCGGTTCGACGTCCGCCTCGCGGCCTTCTCCGCCTGGGGCGAAGCGCATATCGGCGACGAGGCGTGGACCACGCTCGAGGTCGAGTTCCTCACGCGCGCCCGTCATGACGACGAGCTACGGCGTGAGATCACGGCGCGCGCCACAGCCGTCCGCGAAGTGCTGGCTCAGCTCCTCGAAGCGCTCGCCGCGGAACTGGGGGCCGGCTTGGCCATGCCCGCCGACCAGGCCGCGATGACCCTGCTCAGTCTGGGCATCGGCCTGGGCATCCAGCGGGTGGCCGACCCGTCGGTCCCCACCGCGGTGCTCACGGACACGCTGCGTCTCGTTCTGAACCTGAAGCCCTGA
- a CDS encoding dihydrofolate reductase family protein, translated as MTEQIAGRRVVTNMALSLDGHYAAPDNPVDMGWVMPYAVTDVARDHLTSLWEPATTALLGRVNAEGFLGFWPTVIGMEGADPRDEGFAKWLVDTDKVVLSSTLDEAPWERTTIVDKPTAEVVADLRATEGGDILVLSSASVVKALLAADEVDRLALTIFPVFLGGGPRLFDDGLPARQWTLVSQTAGEHGTLALVYDRVR; from the coding sequence ATGACAGAGCAGATCGCCGGTCGTCGAGTCGTCACCAACATGGCGCTCTCCCTCGACGGCCACTACGCCGCGCCGGACAACCCCGTGGACATGGGCTGGGTGATGCCGTACGCCGTGACCGACGTCGCCCGCGACCACCTGACCAGCCTCTGGGAGCCGGCGACGACGGCCCTGCTCGGGCGGGTCAACGCCGAGGGATTCCTCGGCTTCTGGCCCACCGTCATCGGCATGGAGGGTGCCGACCCGCGCGACGAGGGCTTCGCGAAGTGGCTCGTCGACACCGACAAGGTGGTCCTCTCCTCCACCCTCGACGAGGCGCCGTGGGAGCGCACGACGATCGTCGACAAGCCGACCGCCGAGGTGGTCGCGGACCTCAGGGCCACCGAAGGCGGCGACATTCTCGTGCTGTCCAGCGCGAGCGTCGTCAAGGCGCTGCTGGCGGCCGACGAGGTGGACCGGCTGGCGCTCACGATCTTTCCGGTCTTCCTCGGCGGCGGTCCGCGTCTCTTCGACGACGGTCTGCCCGCGAGGCAGTGGACGCTCGTCAGCCAGACCGCGGGCGAGCACGGCACGTTGGCCCTCGTCTACGACCGAGTCCGCTGA
- a CDS encoding nuclear transport factor 2 family protein yields the protein MSNAKNTVLQAATELFGDKDPSAVDRWVAADYTQHSSLAADGPEALRGLVAGLGPDFRYEGARVIADGDLVALHGTYHGFGPDPLVGFDVFRVADGRLAEHWDALTPYVKDTVSGRSQTDGPTEATDADRTDANRALVIEFAEKVLVGADYSVLTDYISTETYHQHNTEAADGLDGFGAAAARWAEQGKNLVYTKVHRVIAEGDLVLTQSEGEFGVPVAYYDLFRVADGKIVEHWDVIAPVPAELPHANGLF from the coding sequence ATGAGCAACGCCAAGAACACGGTCCTCCAGGCCGCCACCGAACTGTTCGGCGACAAGGACCCCTCCGCCGTGGACCGCTGGGTCGCCGCCGACTACACCCAGCACAGCTCCCTCGCGGCCGACGGTCCGGAGGCGCTGCGCGGGCTGGTCGCCGGCCTCGGCCCCGACTTCCGCTACGAGGGCGCCCGGGTCATCGCCGACGGCGACCTGGTCGCCCTGCACGGCACCTACCACGGCTTCGGCCCCGACCCGCTCGTCGGCTTCGACGTCTTCCGGGTCGCCGACGGCAGGCTCGCCGAGCACTGGGACGCCCTGACCCCGTACGTCAAGGACACCGTCTCGGGCCGCTCCCAGACCGACGGTCCCACCGAGGCCACCGACGCCGACCGGACCGACGCCAACCGCGCCCTGGTGATCGAGTTCGCGGAGAAGGTGCTCGTCGGCGCCGACTACTCGGTCCTGACCGACTACATCTCCACCGAGACGTACCACCAGCACAACACCGAGGCCGCCGACGGGCTGGACGGCTTCGGCGCGGCCGCCGCACGGTGGGCCGAGCAGGGCAAGAACCTCGTCTACACCAAGGTCCACCGGGTCATCGCCGAGGGTGATCTCGTCCTGACGCAGTCCGAGGGCGAGTTCGGGGTGCCGGTCGCCTACTACGACCTCTTCCGCGTCGCCGACGGAAAGATCGTCGAGCACTGGGACGTCATCGCCCCCGTCCCGGCCGAACTCCCCCACGCCAACGGCCTGTTCTGA
- a CDS encoding DinB family protein → METEGARPDRLGPLLDQFDQAREMAQVRLTGLGDEEYLWEPVPGCWSLRRRSEAATPRAFGPGEWVLDLGAADIPANEYAEVARQAADGMTVAKIAEDWSVSVERVEQILAHTGAPEPDATPITTIAWRLGHLHFEFAGAWEWTFGERRQDPKLMVDFTPSAALTLERFWAVIDRWRDSVAGITDEQLDTVGFSQYPYSNDRDYPYIGVLTSANLEFIHHMAEIALLRDLWRSRFTSPG, encoded by the coding sequence ATGGAGACCGAGGGCGCGCGGCCCGACCGTCTGGGTCCACTGCTCGACCAGTTCGACCAGGCCAGGGAGATGGCCCAAGTGCGGCTGACGGGGCTCGGCGACGAGGAGTATCTGTGGGAGCCGGTGCCCGGTTGCTGGTCGCTGCGGCGCCGGAGCGAAGCGGCTACGCCCAGGGCGTTCGGGCCGGGGGAGTGGGTGCTCGACCTGGGCGCCGCGGACATCCCGGCGAACGAGTACGCCGAGGTCGCCCGGCAGGCCGCCGACGGCATGACCGTCGCCAAGATCGCCGAGGACTGGAGCGTGAGCGTCGAGCGGGTGGAGCAGATCCTCGCCCACACCGGCGCCCCGGAGCCCGACGCGACGCCGATCACGACGATCGCGTGGCGGCTGGGACACCTGCACTTCGAGTTCGCGGGCGCATGGGAGTGGACCTTCGGTGAACGGCGGCAGGACCCGAAGCTGATGGTCGACTTCACGCCCTCCGCCGCCCTGACCCTGGAGCGGTTCTGGGCGGTGATCGATCGCTGGCGGGACAGCGTCGCCGGCATCACCGACGAGCAGCTCGACACGGTCGGGTTCTCGCAGTACCCGTACAGCAACGACCGCGACTACCCGTACATCGGTGTGCTGACGTCGGCCAATCTCGAGTTCATCCACCACATGGCCGAGATCGCGTTGCTCCGCGACCTGTGGCGGTCCCGCTTCACCAGTCCCGGCTAG
- a CDS encoding sensor histidine kinase — MTGSERPPRTWWLSTWTTRRWLQVGAAVSLAVLALLGVTGAWVLARTESISRDLVDVRSPALTTAIRLESALLDQETGIRGYGITGTVDFITPYQEGLAEQKTSIAQLTELLADDRAGLDDLKTVQDAVDKWQERIARPIAAAPTGSPSPLATERAAEGKKAFDDVRAALTAQQERLRADRVRARDDLMATMALRNVVFGAAAILIVVLTAFVFEGLRRGITRPLDQLGADARTIADGDFDHPISPTGPADLRRLSGEIEFMRRRLVRELAFSEEARQRLDAQAADLQRSNAELEQFAYVASHDLQEPLRKVSSFTQLLQRRYGGQLDTRADQYIAFAVDGANRMQVLINDLLDFSRVGRMHNTHQSVDLDKVMERTLSALSVGIEEAGATVTHDPLPTLVADPTQMGMLWQNLIGNAVKFRRPGEAPEIHVTAAREDELWRFTVTDNGIGIAPEYADKVFVIFQRLHTKDAYSGSGIGLAMCKKIVEFHGGTIGVDTDHQDGTRIAFTLASEPPASPGPSTLPEADRSGTEQTR; from the coding sequence ATGACCGGCAGTGAGAGACCGCCGCGTACGTGGTGGCTTTCCACGTGGACGACCCGGCGGTGGCTCCAGGTGGGGGCGGCCGTGTCCTTGGCGGTGCTGGCTCTCCTCGGTGTCACAGGAGCGTGGGTCCTGGCACGTACCGAGTCGATCAGCAGGGACCTCGTGGACGTGCGGTCTCCCGCGCTGACCACCGCGATCCGGCTGGAGTCGGCCCTTCTCGACCAGGAGACCGGAATCCGCGGCTACGGGATCACCGGCACGGTGGACTTCATCACCCCCTATCAGGAGGGCCTCGCCGAGCAGAAGACGAGCATCGCGCAACTCACCGAGCTGCTCGCCGACGACCGGGCCGGCCTGGACGACCTGAAGACCGTGCAGGACGCGGTGGACAAGTGGCAGGAGAGGATCGCGCGGCCGATCGCCGCCGCGCCGACCGGCTCGCCCTCACCACTGGCCACCGAACGGGCGGCGGAGGGCAAGAAGGCCTTCGACGATGTACGTGCCGCGCTGACCGCGCAGCAGGAACGGCTGCGCGCGGACCGTGTCCGGGCGAGGGACGACCTGATGGCCACGATGGCCCTGCGGAACGTGGTGTTCGGCGCCGCCGCGATACTCATCGTCGTCCTCACCGCTTTCGTCTTCGAAGGACTGCGCCGCGGCATCACCCGGCCGCTGGACCAGCTCGGCGCGGACGCCCGCACCATCGCCGACGGCGACTTCGACCACCCCATCTCCCCGACCGGCCCCGCCGACCTGCGTCGCCTCAGCGGTGAGATCGAGTTCATGCGCCGCCGTCTCGTACGGGAACTGGCCTTCAGCGAAGAGGCCCGTCAGCGTCTCGACGCGCAGGCCGCGGACCTTCAGCGCTCCAACGCGGAGTTGGAGCAGTTCGCGTATGTCGCCTCCCACGACCTCCAGGAGCCGCTGCGCAAGGTCTCCAGCTTCACCCAGCTCCTCCAGCGGCGCTACGGAGGGCAACTCGACACCCGGGCCGACCAGTACATCGCCTTCGCGGTCGACGGGGCGAACCGCATGCAGGTCCTCATCAACGACCTGCTCGACTTCTCCCGGGTCGGACGGATGCACAACACCCACCAGAGCGTCGACCTGGACAAGGTGATGGAGCGGACCCTGTCCGCGCTGAGCGTCGGCATCGAAGAGGCCGGAGCGACGGTCACCCACGATCCGCTGCCGACCCTGGTCGCCGACCCCACCCAGATGGGCATGCTCTGGCAGAACCTGATCGGCAATGCCGTCAAGTTCCGCCGCCCCGGCGAAGCTCCGGAGATCCATGTCACGGCGGCCCGGGAAGACGAACTGTGGCGGTTCACCGTCACCGACAACGGCATCGGCATCGCACCGGAGTACGCCGACAAGGTCTTCGTGATCTTCCAACGGCTGCACACCAAGGACGCCTACTCCGGCAGCGGCATCGGCCTCGCGATGTGCAAGAAGATCGTCGAATTCCACGGCGGCACCATCGGCGTCGACACCGACCACCAGGACGGCACCCGCATCGCCTTCACCCTGGCATCCGAGCCGCCCGCGAGCCCCGGCCCGTCCACCCTGCCGGAGGCCGACCGCTCCGGCACCGAGCAGACACGATGA